Proteins co-encoded in one Kribbella qitaiheensis genomic window:
- a CDS encoding ribose-phosphate diphosphokinase — MREIVVFSGSAHTGLADRICADLGVGLSPVEIHRFSNDCLQVQLQVNCRQRDVYIVQPLVPPTQEHLMELLLMIDAARGASAAQITAVMPHYAYARSDKKDASRISIGGRLVADLLVAAGVDRVLTMALHAPQVHGFFSVPVDHLTAIGVLADHFRATDLTNTVVVSPDLGNAKTATQFARLLGLPVAAGSKQRLSDDRVVIDAIVGDVAGKRAIILDDEIATGGSIIELLDRLKDIGCTEAAVATTHGLFAGKAVERLRSHPSITEVISTDTVPRPDGFPELQVSSVSGLFAAAIQRIHDGESVSSLFDGVDPTHAPPQPKLPF; from the coding sequence GTGCGAGAGATCGTCGTGTTCAGCGGTAGTGCCCATACCGGTCTTGCCGACCGGATCTGCGCCGATCTCGGCGTCGGGTTGTCGCCGGTGGAGATCCATCGGTTCAGCAACGACTGCTTACAGGTGCAGTTGCAGGTGAACTGCCGCCAGCGCGATGTGTACATCGTGCAGCCGCTGGTGCCGCCGACGCAGGAGCACCTGATGGAGCTGCTGCTGATGATCGACGCGGCCAGGGGTGCGTCCGCGGCTCAGATCACGGCGGTGATGCCGCACTACGCGTACGCGCGGTCCGACAAGAAGGACGCCTCGCGGATCTCGATCGGTGGCCGGCTCGTGGCCGACCTGCTGGTAGCCGCCGGTGTCGACCGGGTGCTGACGATGGCGCTGCACGCTCCGCAGGTGCACGGGTTCTTCTCGGTGCCGGTGGACCACCTGACGGCGATCGGCGTACTGGCCGATCACTTCCGCGCCACCGACCTGACCAACACGGTCGTGGTCAGCCCGGACCTGGGCAACGCGAAGACCGCGACCCAGTTCGCGCGGCTGCTCGGCCTGCCGGTCGCCGCTGGTAGCAAGCAGAGGCTGTCGGACGACCGGGTGGTGATCGACGCGATCGTCGGCGACGTCGCCGGCAAGCGGGCGATCATCCTCGACGACGAGATCGCGACCGGCGGTTCGATCATCGAGCTCCTCGATCGCCTGAAGGACATCGGCTGCACCGAAGCCGCGGTCGCCACGACTCACGGCCTGTTCGCCGGCAAGGCGGTTGAGCGGCTCCGCTCACACCCGTCGATCACCGAGGTCATCAGCACCGACACCGTGCCCCGCCCCGACGGCTTCCCCGAACTCCAGGTCAGCTCGGTCTCCGGCCTCTTCGCCGCCGCCATCCAGCGCATCCACGACGGTGAATCCGTCAGCAGCCTCTTCGACGGCGTAGACCCAACCCACGCCCCACCCCAACCCAAACTGCCTTTCTAA
- a CDS encoding TetR/AcrR family transcriptional regulator — translation MTPPMPGARAAKAAQTRARMLAAARELFIERGYIATSMQAIATQAGVAVQTLYFTFETKRAILKELLDLDVAGDDAPVGTLDRPGIAEALAAPPPELLRRLGIITADIHARVEPLLEVVRSAAATDPEIADLWRTNISQRHTVLAVFTGALAAKHALHPGLNAVRAADMALAVLAPETYHLLTHQQGWTGQAWAEWAGETLIGMLLAQRE, via the coding sequence ATGACACCGCCCATGCCAGGGGCGCGCGCCGCCAAGGCGGCCCAGACCCGAGCCCGCATGCTCGCCGCCGCTCGCGAGCTGTTCATCGAACGTGGCTATATCGCCACGAGCATGCAGGCCATCGCGACCCAGGCCGGCGTAGCCGTGCAGACGCTGTACTTCACCTTCGAGACAAAGCGAGCGATCCTCAAGGAGCTGCTGGACCTCGATGTCGCAGGCGACGACGCCCCGGTCGGGACCCTCGACCGCCCCGGGATCGCCGAGGCCCTCGCCGCACCACCCCCTGAACTGCTGCGTCGGCTGGGCATCATCACCGCCGACATTCATGCCCGGGTGGAACCACTGCTGGAGGTCGTCCGCTCAGCTGCCGCAACCGACCCGGAGATCGCCGACCTGTGGCGCACCAACATCTCCCAACGACACACCGTGCTGGCCGTGTTCACCGGCGCGCTGGCCGCCAAGCATGCGCTGCACCCCGGCCTGAACGCCGTACGCGCCGCCGACATGGCCCTGGCCGTCCTGGCGCCGGAGACCTACCACCTGCTTACTCACCAGCAGGGCTGGACTGGCCAGGCCTGGGCTGAGTGGGCGGGCGAGACCCTGATAGGCATGCTCCTAGCACAACGCGAATGA
- a CDS encoding MFS transporter: MGWARAGAAIGTSAGGLLTEGLGWRSIFLINLPVGVLALLLVGKLLPADTPQGVRSVRRLDLPGAVLGTSGLLLLGYAVGAIAEPAMRTSATIALVLALVLLAGFVVVETRSAAPLMPLRLFRIREVAGSAVVNALVGAAHVPAFALLALYLQNTQHYGPTQSGLAVLPVAAAGLISSRTVIPAATKRFGTHTLLWVGLALQAIALAWFATLPATVNYLSDVLPAALILGVGLPASFVGVTVPAVTAVDQADAGVTVGVVNTAQRIGSGLGVTAILVLASTVTGTAGYLAGLQVGFAAAAAFALLGCLLTLALLRPKATATPLPQPAEAAHR, encoded by the coding sequence CTGGGATGGGCGCGGGCCGGCGCCGCCATCGGCACGTCGGCCGGAGGGCTGCTCACCGAAGGGCTCGGCTGGCGATCAATCTTCCTGATCAATCTGCCGGTAGGCGTGCTCGCGTTGTTGCTGGTCGGGAAGCTGCTGCCCGCCGACACCCCGCAGGGTGTGCGATCCGTCAGGCGGCTGGACTTACCCGGCGCCGTCCTGGGTACGAGCGGCTTGCTGCTGCTCGGGTACGCCGTCGGCGCGATCGCCGAGCCGGCGATGCGGACCTCGGCCACGATCGCGCTGGTGCTCGCGCTGGTGCTGCTTGCCGGCTTCGTCGTAGTCGAGACCCGCAGCGCGGCGCCGCTGATGCCCCTGCGACTGTTCCGCATCCGCGAGGTCGCCGGCTCCGCTGTCGTCAACGCGCTGGTGGGCGCGGCCCACGTGCCTGCCTTCGCGCTGCTGGCCCTCTACCTGCAAAACACCCAGCACTACGGTCCTACGCAGTCGGGCCTGGCCGTCCTGCCGGTCGCCGCGGCCGGGCTGATCAGTTCCCGCACCGTCATTCCCGCCGCTACCAAGCGCTTCGGCACTCACACGTTGCTGTGGGTCGGCCTCGCGTTGCAGGCGATCGCGTTGGCCTGGTTCGCCACACTGCCCGCCACCGTGAATTACCTGAGCGACGTACTGCCCGCCGCGCTGATCCTCGGTGTCGGTCTGCCCGCCTCGTTCGTCGGAGTCACCGTTCCCGCCGTCACCGCAGTGGACCAGGCCGATGCCGGAGTGACCGTCGGCGTCGTGAATACCGCCCAACGCATCGGATCCGGGCTCGGCGTGACCGCCATCCTGGTTCTGGCCTCCACCGTGACCGGCACGGCCGGTTACTTGGCCGGACTGCAAGTCGGCTTCGCTGCCGCAGCGGCCTTCGCGCTCCTTGGCTGCCTGCTCACCCTGGCCCTGTTGCGACCGAAGGCGACGGCGACACCGCTGCCGCAGCCCGCTGAAGCGGCCCACCGATGA
- a CDS encoding flavin-containing monooxygenase has translation MTPGVTIIGAGPAGLAAAAALRQRKINPVILEQGDAVGTSWRNRHEDLRLNTIRWLSDLPGLAIPRRAGRWVSKDDYIDYLERFTRHMQLQVHSGVQVHRVDSVAGGWRVLTNNGDYRSQHVIVATGHDRVPKMPHWPGQAGFLPPIQHVSTLRRAADLAGQRVLLVGAGNSGVEIAGHLVNAGVKDLWVSVRTPPTILPRQLYGVPLHPLTLALGILPERIRDRLVRTAAQRIFGDLGAYGLPSPRQGPFERMRTTGVTVAIDQGFVAALVAGRLRVVSAIDHLDGHDVALKDGTRLRPDVVLTATGYDPGLTQLVGHLDVLDADGRPHCDASQPGLWFIGYQAAIEGTLRRHPIEARQIAQAIVNARMTALQPLGNPDRV, from the coding sequence ATGACCCCCGGCGTCACCATCATCGGAGCGGGCCCGGCAGGTCTGGCGGCAGCCGCCGCCCTACGGCAGCGCAAGATCAATCCGGTCATCCTCGAACAGGGTGATGCGGTCGGCACCTCCTGGCGAAACCGCCACGAAGATCTGCGCCTGAACACCATCCGCTGGCTCTCCGACCTGCCCGGCCTAGCTATCCCTCGACGGGCCGGCCGGTGGGTCAGCAAGGACGACTACATCGACTACCTCGAACGCTTCACCCGGCACATGCAGCTCCAGGTGCACTCCGGCGTCCAGGTCCACCGGGTCGACTCCGTGGCCGGCGGCTGGCGGGTCCTTACGAACAACGGGGACTACCGCAGCCAGCACGTAATTGTTGCCACCGGCCACGACCGCGTCCCCAAAATGCCTCACTGGCCCGGACAAGCAGGCTTTCTCCCGCCGATCCAGCACGTCTCCACCCTGCGTCGCGCCGCCGACCTCGCCGGCCAGCGAGTCCTCCTGGTCGGCGCCGGCAACTCCGGCGTCGAGATCGCCGGCCACCTCGTCAACGCGGGCGTAAAGGATCTCTGGGTGTCGGTCCGCACCCCGCCGACCATCCTGCCCCGGCAGCTGTACGGCGTGCCCTTACACCCCCTCACCCTCGCCCTGGGAATCCTGCCTGAACGGATCCGGGACCGCCTCGTCCGCACGGCGGCGCAGCGGATCTTCGGAGATCTGGGTGCCTACGGACTGCCCAGCCCGCGACAAGGCCCGTTCGAACGCATGCGCACCACCGGCGTCACAGTCGCGATCGACCAAGGCTTCGTTGCGGCTCTCGTCGCCGGCCGACTGCGCGTCGTCAGCGCCATCGACCATCTGGACGGTCACGATGTCGCGTTGAAAGACGGCACCCGACTGCGACCCGACGTCGTGCTGACCGCCACCGGCTACGATCCCGGCCTCACACAGTTGGTCGGACACCTCGACGTCCTTGACGCCGATGGACGCCCCCATTGCGATGCGAGCCAACCGGGATTGTGGTTCATCGGCTACCAGGCGGCGATCGAAGGCACCCTGCGCCGGCACCCCATCGAAGCGCGGCAGATCGCCCAAGCGATCGTCAACGCCCGCATGACAGCCTTGCAGCCTCTAGGCAATCCCGACCGGGTCTAG
- a CDS encoding TetR/AcrR family transcriptional regulator, with amino-acid sequence MQIPVDYVEGAFQLSIPTEPPRRADAVRNRRLALDAAMQLLAEPGVSLTVETIAKKAGLGAATVVRAFGGKDALLDAAVSGLLQPVVQRAHDLLGETTPTEALRIFLRELIAFQTSHHAINDQLGGLDLPATTALRVDLVSVVEKMVDGARRDGTVRTDITTGIITTLIGQTALAVARSQPPSQALVDAYLTVVLDGLHPTPASLTSTVQDRPTAP; translated from the coding sequence ATGCAGATTCCAGTTGATTATGTGGAAGGAGCGTTCCAGTTGTCAATACCCACCGAACCCCCGCGCCGGGCCGACGCCGTCCGCAACCGCCGGCTCGCCCTCGACGCGGCCATGCAGCTCTTGGCCGAGCCGGGTGTCTCTCTCACCGTTGAGACCATCGCCAAGAAGGCGGGATTGGGCGCGGCGACCGTCGTACGTGCCTTCGGCGGCAAAGACGCACTCCTGGACGCCGCCGTTTCTGGGCTCCTCCAGCCGGTGGTGCAGCGCGCCCACGACCTGCTCGGCGAGACCACACCTACCGAGGCCCTGCGGATCTTCCTCCGCGAACTGATCGCCTTTCAGACCTCGCACCACGCCATCAACGACCAACTGGGCGGCCTGGACCTGCCTGCCACCACGGCCCTGCGCGTCGATCTCGTCAGCGTCGTCGAGAAGATGGTCGACGGGGCTCGTCGCGACGGCACGGTCCGCACCGACATCACCACCGGGATCATCACCACCTTGATCGGGCAGACCGCCCTGGCGGTCGCTCGTTCTCAACCGCCGTCCCAGGCACTTGTCGACGCCTACCTCACTGTCGTGCTCGACGGCCTCCATCCCACCCCAGCCAGCCTCACCTCCACCGTTCAGGACCGCCCGACAGCGCCGTGA
- a CDS encoding FAD-dependent monooxygenase, whose product MNERILISGASIAGLTLAHWLARHGFKPTVVERAPMLRGGGNGVDVRDNAVEVVERMGIMPRIRELAADVQGMKFVDAADRAVARIDIQDPASVEVMRGDLVALLHEATDVEILFGDSIVGLEQDDDGVTVTFDHAPVRRFELVVGADGMHSNVRRLAFGPEEQFIQFKDHYFAFANTDASLGEDRWVTMFNTPGKMTGIYRSGAHSQAKAYFMFRSAPLEYDRRNVAAHKQLISDVFGDDTSWQTKKLLHAALADPDFYFDALGQVQMDSWSNGRIALVGDAAWCASPASGAGAELALVGAYRLAGELAAASGDHRIAFARYDIAHRPLVDKKQQIGPNVRLMVPKTEGGRCVRDVVARSPLMKALSALERRMQARNARPLPEYVR is encoded by the coding sequence ATGAACGAGCGGATCCTGATCTCCGGCGCGAGCATCGCCGGTCTGACCCTGGCCCACTGGCTGGCCCGGCACGGTTTCAAGCCCACCGTGGTCGAGCGTGCCCCCATGCTTCGCGGCGGCGGCAACGGCGTGGACGTGCGTGACAACGCCGTCGAGGTGGTAGAGCGGATGGGAATCATGCCCCGGATCCGCGAGCTCGCCGCCGACGTCCAGGGCATGAAGTTCGTCGACGCCGCCGACCGCGCGGTCGCCCGGATCGACATCCAGGACCCGGCCTCCGTCGAGGTGATGCGCGGCGACCTGGTTGCGCTGCTGCACGAGGCGACCGACGTGGAGATCCTGTTCGGCGACTCCATCGTGGGCCTGGAACAGGACGACGACGGCGTGACGGTCACCTTCGACCATGCGCCCGTCCGCCGCTTCGAGCTGGTCGTCGGCGCCGACGGCATGCACTCCAACGTCCGCCGGCTCGCCTTCGGCCCCGAAGAGCAGTTCATCCAGTTCAAGGATCACTACTTCGCCTTCGCCAACACCGACGCCTCGCTCGGCGAGGACCGCTGGGTGACCATGTTCAACACGCCGGGCAAGATGACCGGGATCTACCGGTCCGGCGCCCACTCGCAGGCCAAGGCGTACTTCATGTTCCGCTCCGCGCCACTGGAATACGACCGCCGGAACGTCGCCGCGCACAAGCAGCTGATCAGCGACGTGTTCGGGGACGACACCTCCTGGCAGACCAAAAAGTTGCTGCATGCCGCCCTCGCCGACCCCGACTTCTACTTCGACGCCCTCGGCCAGGTGCAGATGGACTCCTGGTCCAACGGCCGCATCGCGCTCGTAGGCGACGCCGCCTGGTGCGCATCCCCCGCCTCCGGCGCGGGCGCGGAACTGGCCCTGGTCGGCGCCTACCGCCTCGCTGGAGAACTCGCCGCCGCAAGCGGTGACCACCGCATCGCCTTCGCACGCTACGACATCGCGCACCGTCCGCTGGTCGACAAGAAGCAGCAGATCGGCCCCAATGTCCGCCTGATGGTGCCTAAGACCGAAGGTGGCCGATGCGTCCGCGACGTCGTCGCCCGCTCGCCGCTGATGAAGGCCCTCAGCGCGCTTGAGCGCCGCATGCAGGCCAGGAACGCCCGACCACTGCCAGAGTATGTCCGCTAG
- a CDS encoding SRPBCC family protein — protein MIGKIPTMRVTTSSIRIEASREIVWAVLTDHAYVKQWQYGSVLSTDWSVDSPIRFANDWEGNTFEQWGTVLLVDAPAQLRYSMFAPRPDLEDKPENYFTMGYTLEDAAGKTNLTITLEDPREITGEDTGDNDEENPVLATLKNLAESVAANAPGRH, from the coding sequence GTGATTGGAAAAATCCCAACCATGCGTGTAACCACATCAAGTATCCGTATCGAAGCGTCCCGAGAAATTGTGTGGGCAGTACTCACCGACCACGCATACGTCAAGCAATGGCAATACGGCAGTGTCCTGAGCACCGACTGGTCCGTAGATTCCCCGATTCGTTTCGCCAACGACTGGGAAGGCAACACGTTCGAGCAATGGGGAACTGTGCTCCTCGTCGATGCTCCCGCACAACTGCGGTACTCCATGTTCGCCCCCCGCCCCGACCTCGAAGACAAGCCGGAAAACTACTTCACGATGGGCTATACCCTCGAGGACGCCGCTGGTAAAACAAACTTGACAATCACACTGGAAGATCCCCGCGAAATCACGGGTGAAGATACAGGCGACAACGATGAAGAAAACCCCGTGCTCGCGACGCTGAAGAACCTCGCCGAATCCGTCGCAGCAAATGCTCCAGGACGGCACTAG
- a CDS encoding zinc-binding dehydrogenase gives MQLAVASGARVTAQVSGSGRIEEAYELGAHRVITSLEEESVGPFHLVLDGIGGPLLAQAIRRMAPGGHLAWYGNVGGVAELKLSDFFGHAQAWNALYEVRPC, from the coding sequence GTGCAACTAGCTGTCGCGTCGGGTGCTCGGGTCACCGCGCAGGTCAGTGGCAGCGGCCGTATCGAGGAGGCGTATGAGCTGGGTGCACACCGCGTGATCACGTCCTTGGAGGAGGAGTCGGTGGGACCGTTCCACCTCGTCCTCGACGGCATCGGCGGACCTCTACTCGCGCAGGCGATCCGACGCATGGCTCCAGGCGGCCACCTCGCATGGTACGGAAACGTCGGGGGTGTAGCAGAATTGAAGCTCTCGGACTTCTTCGGCCACGCTCAGGCCTGGAACGCACTGTACGAGGTAAGGCCGTGCTGA
- a CDS encoding TetR/AcrR family transcriptional regulator: MPIDDRALPLRERKRIRTRRVLADAALRLFTEKGFATTTVEELVDAAEVSRSTFFRAFPTKEAVAIEAENELWTGYLDALADRELTGPVLTALRDILTDTVTALPQDWAQRYIATRRLILTAPSLLGHVDYIRSGVKTQVAKQLTDKLALPEGDLRPRILAELATTAWAIAGRGWVTTNGTGGRTNLLERLHEAFAAVPDALQLST, translated from the coding sequence ATGCCTATCGACGACCGCGCCCTGCCGCTGCGCGAACGCAAACGGATCCGCACCCGCCGTGTCCTCGCCGACGCCGCCCTGCGGCTGTTCACCGAGAAGGGCTTCGCCACCACCACCGTGGAGGAACTGGTCGACGCGGCCGAGGTCTCCCGCAGTACCTTCTTCCGAGCCTTCCCCACCAAGGAGGCCGTGGCCATCGAGGCCGAAAACGAGCTCTGGACGGGCTACCTCGACGCCCTGGCAGACCGCGAACTCACCGGGCCGGTCCTGACCGCGCTACGCGACATCCTCACCGACACCGTCACCGCGCTACCGCAGGACTGGGCCCAGCGCTACATCGCCACCCGACGGCTGATACTCACCGCGCCCAGCCTGCTCGGCCACGTCGACTACATCAGGTCCGGGGTGAAGACACAGGTCGCCAAGCAGCTCACCGACAAACTCGCCCTACCCGAAGGCGACCTGCGCCCGCGGATCCTCGCCGAGCTGGCCACCACCGCCTGGGCCATCGCCGGCCGCGGCTGGGTCACCACCAACGGAACCGGTGGCCGCACCAATCTCCTCGAACGACTGCACGAAGCTTTCGCCGCCGTCCCCGACGCGCTGCAGCTGTCGACGTAG
- a CDS encoding MBL fold metallo-hydrolase: protein MRFISGGQHHALFEFGDLQVLSLRDGYIDMPPTRLRDESGSPLDALPDSVPLAEGNLRLSVNAFYISDGTRSVLIDTGASNALHSTMGSLYEALAEAGIERDDITDVAITHNHGDHVNGLIAPDGSEAFPRLQRVWIGADDMSVFTGRLEPVRDRVMPIDGKVGINDWVTAVPTAGHTPGHTVYDVQSSTGHLLVWGDTVHVPSLQFDQPHVSWELDGDQSQAREARATLLEQLTEPDHFVAGAHLDSPGVARVTRAGGSYALEYLAQSIS from the coding sequence ATGCGTTTCATCTCGGGCGGTCAGCATCATGCCCTCTTCGAATTCGGCGACCTGCAGGTTCTTTCCCTGCGAGACGGCTACATCGACATGCCACCGACGCGGCTGCGCGACGAGAGCGGGAGCCCGCTCGACGCGCTCCCGGACAGCGTCCCGCTTGCCGAGGGCAACTTGCGTCTGTCGGTCAACGCCTTCTACATCAGCGACGGCACGCGGTCGGTGCTCATCGACACCGGCGCATCCAACGCCTTGCACTCCACGATGGGATCGCTCTACGAGGCCCTGGCCGAGGCCGGCATCGAGCGCGACGACATCACCGACGTCGCCATCACCCACAATCACGGGGACCACGTCAACGGACTAATCGCACCGGACGGTTCAGAGGCGTTCCCCCGACTTCAGCGTGTGTGGATCGGAGCCGACGACATGTCGGTGTTCACCGGCCGGCTGGAGCCGGTCCGTGACCGCGTCATGCCGATCGACGGCAAGGTCGGCATCAACGACTGGGTCACAGCTGTCCCGACTGCGGGCCACACGCCCGGTCACACCGTCTACGACGTCCAGAGCAGCACCGGACATCTCCTCGTATGGGGCGACACTGTGCACGTCCCGTCCCTGCAGTTCGACCAGCCGCACGTGTCGTGGGAACTCGACGGCGACCAATCTCAGGCGCGTGAGGCGCGAGCCACCCTGTTGGAACAGCTCACCGAGCCGGACCACTTCGTGGCCGGCGCGCATCTGGACTCGCCCGGTGTCGCCCGCGTGACGCGTGCCGGCGGCAGCTACGCGCTGGAGTACCTCGCCCAGTCCATCTCATGA
- a CDS encoding helix-turn-helix domain-containing protein, translating to MAEKFVDGSEPNQGEDVASGFGSRARQRREEAGLTLEQLSKRSAVSRAMLSKVERGEKSPTIGVATKIAHALDTSLSDLVGAPAASGVAVVMRRSDRPIFRDPETGFERHIVSAAPGAGRTEMVCHYLPAHVSTGPLPGYPPGTEKQLVVIKGTLTVAVDGVSERLGTGDSLFFRADAVIEFANRANTPCEYIMVISRRA from the coding sequence GTGGCTGAGAAGTTCGTCGACGGCAGCGAACCGAATCAGGGCGAGGACGTGGCCAGCGGTTTCGGCAGCCGCGCGCGGCAACGCCGCGAGGAAGCCGGCCTGACGCTGGAGCAGCTGTCGAAACGATCCGCGGTCAGCCGCGCGATGCTGTCCAAGGTGGAGCGCGGAGAGAAAAGTCCCACGATCGGCGTAGCCACCAAGATCGCTCACGCACTCGACACATCGCTGTCAGACCTGGTCGGCGCGCCCGCAGCCTCCGGCGTCGCTGTCGTGATGCGCAGGAGTGATCGTCCGATCTTCCGCGACCCGGAGACCGGCTTCGAACGCCACATCGTGTCAGCCGCCCCCGGCGCAGGACGCACCGAGATGGTCTGCCACTACCTCCCGGCGCATGTCTCGACCGGGCCCCTGCCCGGCTACCCTCCCGGCACCGAGAAACAGCTCGTGGTCATCAAAGGCACCCTGACCGTGGCAGTCGACGGGGTCAGCGAGCGCCTGGGCACCGGCGACTCGCTCTTCTTCCGAGCCGACGCAGTGATCGAGTTCGCCAACCGCGCGAACACGCCCTGCGAATACATCATGGTCATCTCACGCAGAGCCTGA
- a CDS encoding GNAT family N-acetyltransferase, translated as MESGPFDLLAFTASDPAGFLVGRLEGQAIASISAIRYGSEYGFIGFYIVRPEFCGKGFGIQLWRAGMDRLAGRNVALDGVVDQQDSYHKSGFRHAYNHVRYEGVPAVDPVRVRPTGVRGIDLVDGRSVPFDQLAAYDRRFFPADRSSFLALWVSLPGRRSLAAVRDGRLEGFAVLREARSGSRIGPIFAASDEIGHALVAGLSTPGATVAIDVPDANHSAVKLVERLGLEPTFECARMYTGPDPEVELSGIFGNTSLELG; from the coding sequence GTGGAATCCGGGCCATTCGACCTGCTCGCCTTCACCGCGTCCGACCCGGCGGGCTTCCTGGTGGGCCGGCTTGAAGGGCAGGCGATCGCGTCGATCTCGGCGATTCGTTACGGGTCGGAGTACGGGTTCATCGGCTTCTACATCGTTCGTCCGGAGTTCTGCGGTAAGGGATTCGGCATCCAGCTCTGGCGGGCGGGGATGGATCGGCTGGCAGGGCGCAACGTCGCGCTGGACGGCGTCGTCGACCAGCAGGACAGCTACCACAAGTCGGGGTTCCGGCACGCCTACAACCACGTCCGCTACGAGGGCGTTCCGGCCGTCGACCCCGTCCGCGTTCGACCTACAGGTGTTCGCGGGATTGATCTGGTCGATGGTCGGTCAGTGCCGTTCGACCAACTGGCGGCGTACGACCGCCGGTTCTTCCCGGCCGACCGCAGTTCCTTCCTCGCTCTCTGGGTGAGCCTGCCCGGGCGACGGTCGCTCGCCGCTGTGCGCGACGGCCGGCTGGAAGGTTTCGCCGTACTGCGGGAAGCTCGCTCGGGCTCGCGTATCGGGCCGATCTTCGCGGCGTCGGACGAGATCGGGCACGCGCTCGTGGCGGGGCTGAGCACTCCTGGCGCGACCGTCGCCATCGACGTTCCGGATGCCAACCACTCGGCCGTGAAGCTGGTCGAACGGCTCGGTCTCGAGCCGACGTTCGAGTGCGCCCGGATGTACACAGGCCCGGACCCGGAGGTCGAGCTGAGCGGCATCTTCGGTAACACCAGCCTCGAACTCGGCTAG
- a CDS encoding SigE family RNA polymerase sigma factor — protein MTFEEWTRQGVPKLLRFATVLCGDGHLAEDMVQEAVIKAQRNWDRIQQADRPDSYLRKMVVNEYLSWRRKWSRFVPRPQVDPYSAAPDHAVQYADRDQLIAELAKLPRRQRAVLVLRFYGGLSDPEIAETLGCSAGTVRGYASRALATLRIEFAPSPTLPTSRRTGVNHAH, from the coding sequence GTGACGTTCGAAGAATGGACCCGGCAGGGCGTGCCGAAGCTGCTCCGGTTCGCCACCGTTCTGTGCGGCGACGGTCACCTCGCCGAGGACATGGTCCAGGAGGCGGTGATCAAGGCCCAGCGGAACTGGGACCGGATCCAGCAAGCCGACCGGCCGGACTCCTACCTGCGCAAGATGGTGGTCAACGAGTATCTGTCCTGGCGCCGCAAGTGGTCGCGATTCGTCCCGCGTCCACAGGTCGATCCGTACTCCGCGGCACCCGATCATGCGGTCCAGTACGCCGATCGCGACCAGCTCATCGCCGAACTGGCCAAGCTACCGAGGCGGCAACGCGCAGTACTGGTGTTGCGCTTCTACGGCGGTCTGTCGGATCCGGAGATCGCCGAGACCCTCGGCTGCTCGGCGGGCACGGTCCGCGGCTACGCATCCCGCGCGCTGGCGACCCTCCGGATCGAGTTCGCCCCATCCCCCACACTTCCCACCTCCCGCCGTACCGGAGTGAATCATGCGCACTGA